From the Cryptosporangium aurantiacum genome, one window contains:
- a CDS encoding DUF3107 domain-containing protein has product MEVKIGVQFAPRELVLESTQSQDDVEQAVAEALAGKNNLLSLVDEKGRRVVVPADKIAYVEIAESELRRVGFGTP; this is encoded by the coding sequence GTGGAGGTCAAGATCGGCGTGCAGTTCGCTCCACGCGAGCTCGTGCTGGAGAGCACCCAGAGCCAGGACGACGTGGAGCAGGCGGTCGCCGAGGCGCTGGCCGGCAAGAACAACCTGCTGTCCCTGGTCGACGAGAAGGGGCGGCGGGTGGTCGTTCCGGCCGACAAGATCGCCTACGTCGAAATCGCCGAAAGCGAACTACGCCGAGTAGGCTTCGGCACCCCTTAG
- a CDS encoding alpha/beta fold hydrolase, whose product MTQLAPHRATRVVFSVSDYPVAGWDAPPPAGIHRGTALFVPGYTGSKEDFAPLFDPLTDAGYRVVAIDQPGQFESPGPESPLGYTVARLADVVRAVVAALGDGPVHLVGHSFGGLVSRGAVLSAPGEFRSLTLLCSGPEAIVGARRDRMARLEPLLPLGMAAVYEAVEEGARLDPKWQEASPELKAFLKKRFVASSAAGLRGMGDALGSEPDRTAELAAAGLPLLVCHGEHDDAWLPPVQADMARRLGARHVVIPQAAHSPAIENSAQTVVALEQFWRSVDDLDDRAVPASGVHTETQ is encoded by the coding sequence GTGACTCAGCTCGCCCCCCACCGCGCCACCCGTGTCGTCTTCTCCGTCTCGGACTACCCGGTCGCCGGGTGGGACGCGCCGCCGCCCGCGGGGATTCATCGCGGCACCGCGCTGTTCGTCCCGGGTTACACCGGCAGCAAGGAAGACTTCGCACCGCTCTTCGACCCGCTGACCGACGCCGGCTACCGTGTCGTCGCGATCGACCAGCCCGGTCAGTTCGAGTCCCCGGGCCCCGAGTCGCCGCTCGGCTACACGGTGGCCCGGCTCGCCGACGTCGTCCGTGCGGTCGTCGCGGCGCTCGGCGACGGCCCGGTGCACCTGGTCGGGCACTCGTTCGGTGGGCTGGTGTCCCGGGGCGCCGTGCTGTCCGCGCCGGGTGAGTTCCGGTCGCTCACGCTGCTCTGCTCGGGCCCGGAGGCGATCGTCGGCGCCCGGCGTGACCGGATGGCCCGGCTGGAACCGCTGCTGCCGCTCGGCATGGCCGCGGTCTACGAGGCGGTCGAGGAGGGTGCCCGGCTCGACCCCAAGTGGCAGGAGGCCTCGCCCGAGCTGAAGGCGTTCCTGAAGAAGCGGTTCGTCGCGTCGTCGGCGGCGGGCCTGCGCGGGATGGGCGACGCGCTCGGATCCGAGCCGGACCGCACGGCCGAACTGGCCGCGGCGGGTCTTCCGCTGCTGGTCTGCCACGGCGAGCATGATGACGCTTGGCTGCCGCCGGTGCAGGCCGACATGGCGCGGCGGCTCGGCGCACGGCACGTGGTGATCCCGCAGGCCGCGCACTCGCCGGCGATCGAGAACAGCGCGCAGACGGTCGTGGCGCTGGAGCAGTTCTGGCGTTCGGTCGACGACCTGGACGACCGGGCGGTTCCGGCGTCCGGGGTGCACACTGAGACTCAGTGA
- a CDS encoding RecB family exonuclease: protein MEQLGFAGMPTRLFSCTPSKLAAFAECPRRYRMTYIDRPSPPKGAPWAHNALGATVHNVLRSWWSLPRQRRTPEASRALLNEAWISDGYRDAEQQAAAKELAVGWLESYLATIDPDAEPFGLERTVAMRTDTLAVSGRIDRLDDRNGEPVVVDYKTGRSALSEEDAAGSQALALYALAASRTLRRPCQRVELHHLSAGEVYTHVHTPERLQRHLRRAEQTAADAVEAETRFKSGGASADEAFPPAPGPRCSWCDFRRHCPEGQAAGPPKEPWAAIPVQR, encoded by the coding sequence ATGGAACAGCTCGGTTTTGCCGGTATGCCCACGCGGCTCTTCTCCTGCACACCGTCCAAACTGGCGGCGTTCGCGGAGTGTCCGCGTCGATACCGAATGACGTACATCGACCGGCCGTCGCCCCCCAAGGGGGCGCCGTGGGCGCACAACGCGCTCGGGGCGACCGTGCACAACGTGCTGCGGTCGTGGTGGTCGCTGCCGCGGCAGCGGCGGACACCCGAGGCGAGTAGGGCGCTGCTGAACGAGGCGTGGATCTCCGACGGCTACCGCGACGCCGAGCAGCAGGCGGCGGCCAAGGAACTCGCGGTGGGGTGGCTGGAGAGCTACCTGGCGACCATCGACCCCGACGCCGAACCGTTCGGCCTGGAGCGCACGGTGGCGATGCGCACCGACACGCTCGCGGTCTCCGGGCGCATCGACCGGCTCGACGACCGGAACGGCGAGCCGGTGGTCGTCGACTACAAGACCGGCCGGTCCGCGCTGTCCGAAGAGGATGCGGCGGGCTCGCAGGCGCTGGCGCTCTACGCGCTGGCGGCGTCCCGCACGCTCCGCCGTCCCTGTCAGCGGGTCGAGCTGCACCACCTGAGCGCGGGGGAGGTCTACACCCACGTGCACACGCCGGAGCGGCTCCAGCGACACCTACGGCGGGCGGAACAGACCGCTGCCGACGCGGTCGAGGCGGAGACACGCTTCAAGAGCGGCGGAGCGTCCGCCGACGAGGCGTTCCCGCCCGCTCCGGGGCCGCGCTGCTCATGGTGCGACTTCCGCCGTCACTGCCCTGAGGGCCAAGCGGCGGGCCCTCCAAAGGAGCCGTGGGCGGCGATCCCGGTCCAGCGCTAG
- a CDS encoding DEAD/DEAH box helicase, whose amino-acid sequence MEYRARTPLQVVVPLSPPPHCGRREARATHGSYRIHQGVCALGERRRPLNTNVAPDADTASDHIPDPIELEHAVTGAPEDEQIEELTATKPVSEQNPLFADLGVRAETVDALAAAGITRAFAIQELTLPIALAGSDLIGQARTGTGKTLGFGVPLLQRIEAPGEGGRSASGAPQALVVVPTRELCVQVTRDIAAAGKTRKIRVLSVYGGRAYEPQIAALKNGVEVVIGTPGRLLDLVEQGHLQLGAVSILVLDEADEMLDLGFLPDIERILATIPSERQTMLFSATMPGPIVALARNFMRQPVHIRAEEPDAGRTVPTTAQHIYRAHALDKSEMLARILQARDRGLTMVFCRTKRTAQKVADDLVERGFAAAAVHGDLGQGAREQALRAFRSGKVDVLVATDVAARGIDVTGVTHVINYQCPEDEKTYLHRIGRTGRAGADGVAVTFVDWDELTRWTMINTALDLPFADPPETYSTSEHLHAELDIPSDATGVLPRADRTRAGLEAEEVEDLGETGGKKARRTRVRKRKGDIDPGTPVDVEENADVELPARQRTRPRRRTRGGQLLSTSPAPEDTDPASESAAEAPGAVATIAPPQFRPADEFSAGDDFAATEDFAAADDFAAADDFRAGDDADEPIADGEDGAAPRRRRRRRGGSGRTRRPAGTDSTDTPADASAAE is encoded by the coding sequence ATGGAATATCGAGCGCGGACCCCACTCCAGGTCGTCGTCCCGCTGAGCCCGCCACCGCACTGCGGCAGGCGTGAGGCTCGAGCGACGCATGGTAGCTACCGGATCCACCAGGGCGTCTGCGCACTCGGAGAGAGGCGAAGACCCCTGAACACCAACGTCGCACCGGACGCCGACACGGCGTCCGATCACATTCCCGACCCGATCGAGTTGGAGCACGCCGTCACCGGCGCGCCGGAGGACGAGCAGATCGAGGAGCTGACCGCCACCAAGCCGGTCAGCGAGCAGAACCCACTCTTCGCGGACCTCGGCGTCCGGGCCGAGACCGTGGATGCGCTGGCCGCCGCCGGCATCACCCGCGCGTTCGCGATCCAGGAGCTCACGCTCCCGATCGCGCTCGCGGGCAGTGACCTGATCGGGCAGGCCCGCACCGGCACCGGCAAGACGCTGGGCTTCGGTGTCCCGCTGCTGCAGCGGATCGAGGCGCCCGGCGAGGGCGGCCGCTCGGCGAGCGGTGCCCCGCAGGCCCTGGTCGTGGTCCCCACCCGGGAGCTGTGCGTGCAGGTCACGCGCGACATCGCGGCCGCGGGCAAGACCCGCAAGATTCGCGTCCTCTCGGTGTACGGCGGCCGCGCGTACGAACCGCAGATCGCCGCGCTGAAGAACGGCGTCGAGGTCGTCATCGGCACCCCGGGCCGCCTGCTCGACCTGGTCGAGCAGGGTCACCTGCAGCTCGGTGCGGTCTCGATCCTGGTCCTCGACGAGGCCGACGAGATGCTCGACCTGGGCTTCCTGCCCGACATCGAGCGGATCCTCGCCACGATCCCGTCCGAGCGGCAGACGATGCTGTTCAGCGCGACGATGCCGGGCCCGATCGTGGCGCTGGCGCGGAACTTCATGCGGCAGCCGGTCCACATCCGGGCCGAAGAGCCGGACGCCGGCCGCACGGTGCCCACCACCGCGCAGCACATCTACCGGGCTCACGCCCTGGACAAGTCCGAGATGCTCGCCCGCATCCTGCAGGCTCGCGACCGCGGCCTGACGATGGTGTTCTGCCGCACCAAGCGCACCGCCCAGAAGGTCGCGGACGACCTGGTCGAGCGCGGTTTCGCGGCGGCCGCGGTGCACGGTGACCTCGGTCAGGGCGCCCGTGAGCAGGCCCTGCGCGCATTCCGCTCGGGCAAGGTCGACGTGCTGGTCGCCACCGACGTCGCCGCGCGCGGCATCGACGTCACCGGCGTCACCCACGTCATCAACTACCAGTGCCCCGAGGACGAGAAGACCTACCTGCACCGGATCGGCCGCACCGGCCGGGCCGGTGCCGACGGCGTCGCGGTCACGTTCGTCGACTGGGACGAGCTGACCCGCTGGACGATGATCAACACGGCGCTCGACCTGCCGTTCGCCGATCCGCCCGAGACGTACTCCACGTCCGAGCACCTCCACGCCGAGCTGGACATCCCGTCCGATGCCACCGGGGTCCTCCCCCGCGCCGACCGGACCAGGGCCGGTCTGGAGGCCGAAGAGGTCGAGGACCTCGGTGAGACCGGCGGCAAGAAGGCGCGGCGCACCCGGGTGCGCAAGCGGAAGGGCGACATCGACCCGGGCACGCCGGTCGACGTCGAGGAGAACGCCGACGTGGAGCTGCCGGCGCGCCAGCGCACGCGGCCCCGGCGGCGTACCCGCGGCGGGCAGCTCCTGAGCACGAGCCCGGCGCCGGAGGACACCGACCCGGCGTCCGAGAGCGCCGCGGAGGCTCCCGGTGCGGTGGCGACGATCGCTCCGCCCCAGTTCCGGCCCGCCGACGAGTTCTCCGCCGGCGATGACTTCGCCGCTACCGAAGACTTCGCCGCTGCCGACGACTTCGCCGCTGCCGACGATTTCCGGGCCGGCGACGACGCGGACGAGCCGATCGCGGACGGCGAGGACGGTGCGGCGCCGCGGCGTCGTCGTCGGCGTCGTGGAGGGTCCGGTCGGACCCGGCGTCCGGCAGGCACGGACTCCACCGACACCCCGGCCGACGCGTCCGCGGCCGAGTAG
- a CDS encoding oxygenase MpaB family protein, with translation MVISDLGLYGPESVTWRIHSDPSLAVGGLRALLLQALHPVAMAGVSANSGYRDDPWGRLQRTTEYVAITTFGTAGAAEEAASKIRRLHRRLTAVDPDSGEVYPVDDPSLLLWVHCCEVDSFLSTARRAGVRLSDADADRYVAEQVRQARLIGLTPDAIEVPRTSAELDAYFTDVRPLLRATRPAYEGLKLLSAPPMRWWVRWATPAAPSWGALVAMGFGLLPGWAKRLYTHLPALPGSEMTATASLRTLRAAVLALPASVREGPQLKAARARVAAVPIRRLESLPA, from the coding sequence ATGGTGATCTCCGACCTCGGCCTGTACGGGCCGGAGAGCGTCACCTGGCGGATCCACTCGGATCCGTCGCTCGCTGTGGGCGGGTTGCGCGCGCTGCTGCTGCAGGCGCTGCATCCGGTCGCGATGGCCGGTGTCTCGGCGAACTCCGGATATCGGGACGACCCGTGGGGCCGTCTGCAGCGCACCACCGAGTACGTGGCGATCACGACGTTCGGCACGGCCGGGGCCGCCGAGGAGGCGGCGAGCAAGATCCGTCGCCTGCACCGGCGGCTGACCGCGGTCGACCCGGACTCCGGTGAGGTCTATCCGGTGGACGACCCGTCGCTCCTGCTCTGGGTGCACTGCTGCGAGGTGGACTCGTTCCTCTCCACGGCGCGGCGCGCCGGCGTGCGCCTGTCGGACGCCGACGCGGACCGGTACGTCGCGGAGCAGGTGCGCCAGGCCCGGCTGATCGGTCTCACCCCGGACGCCATCGAGGTGCCGCGTACGAGCGCGGAGCTCGACGCGTACTTCACCGACGTCCGGCCGCTGTTGCGCGCTACCCGGCCGGCGTACGAGGGGCTCAAGCTGCTGAGCGCTCCCCCGATGCGCTGGTGGGTGCGGTGGGCGACGCCGGCAGCGCCGAGTTGGGGCGCGCTGGTCGCGATGGGGTTCGGGCTGCTCCCGGGGTGGGCCAAGCGGCTCTACACGCACCTGCCCGCGCTGCCGGGCAGCGAGATGACGGCCACCGCGAGCCTGCGGACGCTGCGCGCCGCGGTGCTGGCGCTGCCGGCGTCGGTGCGCGAGGGGCCACAGCTCAAGGCCGCCCGCGCCCGCGTGGCCGCCGTCCCCATCCGCCGCCTCGAATCCCTTCCTGCGTGA
- a CDS encoding DUF2231 domain-containing protein has translation MFEKVFGLPAHPLVVHAAVVLIPIAVLAAFAYVLVPRLRSKVGWVLVLSALSGAGAAIVAAETGDRFAQYLGGSPTINEHGGFGLDTRNMAVLLAVVAVVLVVVERARGTRRAQAPVYDQRDQWTNVGEPQRDSSGSTVLKVVSIVLSVALLGTAVGAAVSVVRAGDTGARMVWEGR, from the coding sequence GTGTTCGAGAAAGTGTTCGGCCTACCGGCCCACCCGTTGGTGGTGCACGCCGCGGTCGTGCTGATACCGATCGCGGTCCTCGCCGCGTTCGCCTACGTCCTGGTGCCGCGGCTGCGGTCGAAGGTCGGCTGGGTGCTGGTGCTCAGCGCGCTGTCGGGCGCCGGAGCGGCCATCGTGGCGGCCGAGACCGGTGACCGGTTCGCGCAGTACCTCGGCGGGTCGCCCACCATCAACGAACACGGCGGTTTCGGCCTCGACACCCGCAACATGGCCGTGCTTCTCGCGGTCGTCGCGGTCGTCCTGGTCGTCGTCGAACGAGCCCGGGGCACTCGCCGCGCCCAGGCCCCCGTCTACGACCAGCGCGACCAGTGGACGAACGTCGGCGAACCGCAGCGCGACAGCAGCGGCTCGACCGTTCTCAAGGTCGTCTCGATCGTGCTCTCGGTCGCGTTGCTGGGCACCGCCGTCGGTGCCGCCGTCTCCGTGGTTCGGGCGGGCGACACCGGCGCGCGGATGGTGTGGGAAGGCCGCTGA
- a CDS encoding TrmH family RNA methyltransferase — translation MTALEEEPELAVGVGPWEGPWPTDPRYDPELLAGGDRRNVVDRYRYWRREAIVEDLDRVRHPFHVAIENWQHDFNIGTVVRNANAFLAREVHIVGRRRWNRRGAMVTDRYQHIRYHGDVTELLTWATAEQLPVIGIDNLPGAVPLETVELPRACVLLFGQEGPGLSEEARAGLDLVCSIAQFGSTRSINAGVASGIAMHAWIRRHAVSG, via the coding sequence GTGACCGCGCTGGAAGAAGAGCCGGAGCTGGCTGTCGGGGTGGGGCCGTGGGAGGGGCCGTGGCCCACCGACCCGCGGTACGACCCGGAGCTGCTCGCCGGCGGTGATCGGCGCAACGTCGTCGACCGGTACCGGTACTGGCGCCGCGAGGCGATCGTCGAGGACCTCGACCGGGTTCGGCACCCGTTCCACGTCGCGATCGAGAACTGGCAGCACGACTTCAACATCGGGACGGTCGTCCGGAACGCGAACGCGTTCCTGGCCCGCGAGGTGCACATCGTCGGCCGCCGGCGGTGGAATCGCCGCGGTGCGATGGTGACCGACCGCTATCAGCACATCCGCTACCACGGTGACGTCACGGAGCTGCTGACCTGGGCGACGGCGGAGCAGTTGCCGGTGATCGGGATCGACAACCTGCCCGGCGCGGTGCCGCTGGAGACCGTCGAGCTGCCGCGGGCCTGCGTCCTGCTGTTCGGTCAGGAGGGGCCGGGTCTGTCCGAGGAAGCCAGGGCAGGACTGGACCTGGTGTGCTCGATCGCGCAGTTCGGGTCGACCCGGTCGATCAACGCCGGGGTCGCGTCCGGCATCGCGATGCACGCCTGGATTCGGCGTCACGCGGTGTCCGGCTGA
- a CDS encoding TetR/AcrR family transcriptional regulator codes for MATPVSSDPVAASTGRTGRLPRSARRRQLLTAAQEVFVANGYHAAAMDDIADRAGVSKPVLYQHFPGKLDLYLALIDQHTEALVNHVTQALAGTSDNKIRVHLATKAYFDFVDSEGEAFRLVFESDLRNEPAVRERVERASQLCMEAIADTIGHDTGVSRERAELLAIGLTGASEIAARYWLNANRAVPKEEAIALLSTLLWRGISDFPLEREPENSAQR; via the coding sequence ATGGCTACCCCGGTGAGCAGTGATCCTGTCGCCGCGAGCACCGGCAGAACCGGCCGGTTGCCCCGGTCCGCGCGGCGCCGGCAGTTGCTCACCGCCGCGCAGGAGGTCTTCGTCGCCAACGGCTATCACGCCGCGGCGATGGATGACATCGCGGACCGGGCCGGGGTGTCGAAACCCGTCCTCTACCAGCACTTTCCCGGCAAGCTGGACCTGTACCTGGCGCTGATCGACCAGCACACCGAGGCGCTGGTGAACCATGTCACACAGGCGCTTGCGGGTACGAGTGACAACAAAATCCGCGTCCACCTGGCCACCAAGGCCTACTTCGACTTCGTCGACAGCGAGGGCGAGGCGTTCCGGCTCGTGTTCGAGTCGGACCTGCGCAACGAGCCGGCCGTGCGCGAGCGCGTCGAACGCGCGTCCCAGCTGTGCATGGAGGCGATCGCCGACACGATCGGGCATGACACCGGTGTCTCACGTGAGCGAGCCGAGCTGCTCGCGATCGGCTTGACCGGTGCGTCCGAAATCGCGGCGCGCTACTGGCTCAACGCGAACCGGGCCGTTCCGAAGGAAGAAGCCATCGCGCTGCTGAGCACGTTGCTCTGGCGCGGGATCTCCGACTTCCCGCTGGAGCGCGAGCCGGAGAATTCTGCTCAGCGCTGA
- a CDS encoding MaoC family dehydratase has protein sequence MQFGRYFEEFEVGAVYKHWPGKTVTEYDDHLFCLITMNHHPLHLDAHYAEQTTDFKQNVVVGNYIYSLLLGMSVADVSGKAIANLEVESLRHIAPTFHGDTIYGETTVLDKTPSKSKDDRGVVYVETKGYKQDGTVVCVFRRKVMVPKKSYGDSRGGEQPGRPEPKA, from the coding sequence ATGCAGTTCGGTCGGTACTTCGAGGAGTTCGAGGTCGGCGCGGTCTACAAGCACTGGCCCGGAAAGACGGTCACCGAGTACGACGACCACCTGTTCTGCCTGATCACGATGAACCACCACCCGCTGCACCTGGACGCGCACTACGCCGAGCAGACGACGGACTTCAAGCAGAACGTCGTGGTGGGCAACTACATCTACTCGCTGCTGCTCGGCATGTCGGTGGCCGACGTCTCCGGCAAGGCGATCGCCAACCTCGAGGTCGAGTCGCTCCGGCATATCGCGCCGACGTTCCACGGCGACACGATCTACGGCGAGACCACCGTGCTCGACAAGACGCCGTCGAAGTCGAAGGACGACCGCGGCGTCGTCTACGTCGAGACCAAGGGTTACAAGCAGGACGGGACCGTGGTCTGCGTGTTCCGCCGCAAGGTGATGGTGCCCAAGAAGTCGTACGGCGACTCCCGCGGTGGCGAACAGCCGGGAAGGCCGGAGCCGAAGGCCTGA
- a CDS encoding DUF6758 family protein — protein MSSPPSCPRCVHAVRPPDLMHSDWRCPVHGAVPPLHVARRLGTDVLDAVRIDAGVPVWVPWPMLPDWTVTGLAWAGDDRRPIVATAVACTGPAPLGGVADVVLVAEEPGVGLGARFAGLSGLDAGDVLCGGLLDTNAHAKVVAAGHPTPLWSIEAERDRCVYVGEAKGMWLWTVAWPGEAGYVLAEHFVLQDGRDGLPGPLPFGALSPYLQWGPPEEGVS, from the coding sequence GTGTCATCACCGCCTAGCTGTCCGCGCTGCGTGCATGCGGTCCGTCCGCCGGACCTGATGCACAGCGATTGGCGATGCCCCGTGCACGGTGCCGTGCCGCCCCTGCACGTTGCCCGCCGGCTGGGCACGGACGTGCTGGACGCGGTCCGGATCGACGCCGGGGTGCCGGTCTGGGTGCCCTGGCCGATGCTGCCCGACTGGACCGTCACCGGGCTCGCCTGGGCCGGCGACGATCGTCGTCCGATCGTGGCCACCGCCGTGGCGTGTACCGGGCCGGCGCCGCTCGGCGGGGTCGCCGACGTCGTCCTGGTCGCCGAGGAGCCGGGTGTCGGGCTCGGGGCGCGGTTCGCGGGCCTGTCCGGTCTGGATGCGGGCGACGTGCTCTGCGGCGGGCTGCTCGACACGAACGCGCACGCCAAGGTCGTCGCGGCCGGCCACCCGACCCCGCTGTGGTCGATCGAGGCGGAGCGGGATCGCTGCGTCTACGTCGGCGAGGCGAAAGGCATGTGGCTGTGGACCGTCGCCTGGCCGGGTGAGGCCGGTTATGTGCTTGCCGAACACTTTGTGTTGCAAGATGGTCGCGATGGGCTACCAGGTCCGTTGCCGTTCGGGGCGCTCTCGCCGTACCTTCAATGGGGACCGCCGGAGGAAGGAGTCAGCTGA
- a CDS encoding ferritin-like fold-containing protein, with translation MSTSAYFIATEELALSVSGRSDASDQLSAEAGPSVADLLGVLSYGALVAFDNLAVDARLAPDLRRRAALSEMAAAELVHYRRLADRLAEIGVDPVEAMTPFVTSLDAYHQSTRPKDWLEGLVKAYVGDGIADDFYREVAASLAEPDRTLVLEVLHDDRHAGYAVAEVRAAVAVDPTLAGRLGLWARRLVAEAVTQAQLVVAARPALVALVEPLGSGEPAGLAALIDRLTAGHTARLQSLGLKS, from the coding sequence GTGAGCACGTCCGCCTACTTCATCGCCACCGAGGAGCTTGCACTGAGCGTTTCGGGTCGTTCTGACGCCTCCGATCAGTTGTCGGCCGAGGCTGGTCCCTCCGTCGCCGACCTGCTCGGCGTCCTGAGCTACGGCGCGCTGGTGGCCTTCGACAACCTGGCCGTGGACGCTCGGCTCGCCCCGGACCTCCGCAGGCGTGCGGCGCTGAGCGAGATGGCCGCCGCGGAGCTCGTGCACTACCGGCGCCTGGCGGACCGGCTCGCCGAGATCGGCGTCGACCCGGTCGAGGCGATGACGCCGTTCGTCACCTCGCTGGACGCCTATCACCAGTCGACCCGGCCCAAGGACTGGCTCGAAGGGCTCGTCAAGGCGTACGTCGGCGACGGAATCGCGGACGACTTCTACCGTGAGGTGGCCGCCAGTCTCGCCGAGCCGGACCGGACGCTCGTCCTGGAGGTGCTGCACGACGATCGGCACGCCGGGTACGCGGTCGCGGAGGTGCGCGCCGCGGTGGCGGTCGACCCGACGTTGGCCGGGCGGCTCGGGCTCTGGGCGCGGCGGTTGGTGGCGGAGGCTGTCACCCAGGCCCAGCTCGTCGTGGCGGCGCGTCCGGCGCTGGTGGCGCTGGTGGAGCCGCTCGGGTCCGGCGAGCCGGCCGGGCTGGCTGCGCTGATCGACCGCCTCACGGCCGGCCACACCGCGCGACTCCAGTCCTTGGGCCTCAAGTCCTGA
- a CDS encoding PH domain-containing protein → MAADDPGTGSSPERDLGRRTLHDPPPVGLGITPVPTDDDPPGPPPPPSPDPTAGRPPPPAPPTAAPAPPPPPRPYRPILEPTRHVAQYLFDSERYCGEWRRHWIHVIRWLLALAGGTLLLGYIVGAMQNVPYVVGAVTLLWIALLIAAGYKIGDWYFDKFVLTDKRVMLIEGIVTRKVAMMPLARVTDMAYQQSPLGRVLNYGTFVLESAGQDQALREIAPLPYPNQLYLLFCQVMYDPEEMLAVGDEGD, encoded by the coding sequence ATGGCCGCAGACGACCCTGGCACCGGGTCGAGCCCGGAGCGCGATCTCGGTCGTCGCACGCTGCACGACCCGCCGCCGGTAGGACTCGGCATCACGCCGGTGCCCACTGACGACGATCCTCCGGGCCCGCCCCCACCGCCGTCACCGGATCCGACGGCCGGGCGCCCGCCGCCGCCGGCACCTCCCACCGCGGCACCCGCGCCACCGCCTCCGCCCCGGCCGTACCGGCCGATCCTGGAACCGACTCGCCACGTCGCGCAGTACCTGTTCGACAGCGAGCGCTACTGCGGCGAGTGGCGTCGGCACTGGATCCACGTGATCCGCTGGCTGCTCGCGCTGGCCGGCGGCACGCTGCTGCTCGGGTACATCGTCGGTGCGATGCAGAACGTCCCGTACGTCGTCGGCGCCGTGACGCTGCTGTGGATCGCGCTGCTGATCGCCGCCGGGTACAAGATCGGCGACTGGTACTTCGACAAGTTCGTGCTGACCGACAAGCGGGTGATGCTCATCGAGGGCATCGTCACCCGCAAGGTCGCGATGATGCCGCTGGCCCGCGTCACCGACATGGCCTACCAGCAGAGCCCGCTCGGCCGGGTGCTCAACTACGGCACGTTCGTGCTGGAGTCCGCCGGTCAGGATCAGGCGCTGCGGGAGATCGCGCCGCTGCCCTACCCGAACCAGCTCTACCTGCTGTTCTGCCAGGTCATGTACGACCCCGAGGAGATGCTGGCGGTCGGCGACGAGGGCGACTGA
- a CDS encoding PHP domain-containing protein translates to MRIDLHTHSTASDGTVPPARLVVDAVEAGLDVIGLTDHDTTAGWRPAIEALPPGLVLVPGAELSCYWALSNGWSISLHLLAYLFDPTEPAFAAERAMLRASRFTRAEEMVGMLVADGAPITWQGVLAIADGAPVGRPHVAQALVAAGVVEDVPTAFRSEWLGARYRVPKRDIEVLDALRLVRGAGGVSVLAHPKASKRGRVIDDEVFAELAAAGLNGLEIDHPDHDDAERTSLAGIAADLGLLTTGSSDFHGTNKTVRLGENTTRPEVYEELVSLATGASPVTARDQWPLRRR, encoded by the coding sequence ATGCGCATCGATCTGCACACGCATTCGACGGCGAGCGACGGGACGGTTCCCCCGGCGCGGCTGGTCGTCGACGCGGTGGAGGCCGGGCTCGACGTCATCGGGCTGACCGACCACGACACCACCGCCGGCTGGCGTCCCGCGATCGAGGCGCTGCCACCCGGGCTGGTGCTGGTTCCGGGCGCGGAACTGTCCTGCTACTGGGCGCTGTCCAACGGCTGGTCGATCAGCCTGCACTTGCTCGCGTACCTGTTCGACCCCACCGAGCCGGCGTTCGCCGCGGAGCGGGCGATGCTGAGGGCGTCCCGCTTCACCCGGGCGGAGGAGATGGTCGGCATGCTCGTCGCCGACGGCGCGCCGATCACCTGGCAGGGCGTGCTGGCGATCGCCGACGGTGCGCCGGTGGGCCGCCCGCACGTCGCTCAGGCGCTGGTGGCCGCGGGCGTCGTGGAGGACGTGCCGACCGCGTTCCGCTCGGAGTGGCTCGGCGCCCGGTACCGGGTGCCCAAGCGCGACATCGAGGTGCTGGACGCCCTGCGGCTGGTGCGCGGCGCAGGCGGCGTCAGCGTGCTGGCCCATCCCAAGGCGTCCAAGCGTGGGCGGGTGATCGACGACGAGGTCTTCGCCGAACTCGCCGCAGCCGGTCTGAACGGGCTGGAGATCGACCACCCCGACCACGACGACGCCGAGCGGACGTCGCTCGCCGGCATCGCCGCCGACCTGGGCCTGCTCACCACTGGATCGAGCGACTTCCACGGGACGAACAAGACCGTGCGGCTCGGCGAGAACACCACGCGCCCGGAGGTCTACGAGGAGTTGGTCTCGCTGGCCACCGGGGCGTCGCCGGTGACCGCTCGCGACCAGTGGCCGCTGCGCCGCCGCTGA